The nucleotide sequence TACGGCAGAATTCCGCTTTGATTTTCATCCTACCTCTATAGAGTGAACACATGGCAAATATTCTGGTGCTACAAGGCCCCAACTTGAATCTGCTCGGCACCCGTGAACCCGATGTCTATGGCGCCACCACTCTTAAGGACGTGGAAGCTTCACTGCTCACTCAGGCACAGGTATTGGGTCACCAGCTTGATCATCTGCAAAGCAATGCCGAGCACACCCTGATTGATCGAATTCATGCTGCCCGCACAGACGGCACCGATTTTATTATCATCAATCCGGCAGCATTTACTCACACCAGTGTGGCCATCCGTGATGCGTTAGCCGGCGTCGCGATTCCCTTTATTGAAATTCATATTTCTAATGTGCATGCCCGTGAAACCTTCCGCCACCACTCTTATCTGTCCGATATTGCCGTGGGCGTGATTTGTGGCTTAGGTGTTCAAGGCTATGACCTGGCGCTGCAAGCGGCTGACGCACAATTAAAAAACTCAGATAAATCATCATAAGGCCCAACATGTCCTGGATTCAGATTCGCGTCCACGCACAGCGAAATCAAGTTAATAGTGTTGAAGACACTCTGATGGCGAACGGAGCGCTGTCGGTCACGTTGCAGGATGATGCCGATCAACCTATTCTCGAACCCGAGCTGGGTACCACTCCGATCTGGGATGAAACTCAGATTATTGGTTTATTTGATGCCAACCAGAACAGTGAAGTACTGCTGAAGAACCTGCGTACCTTTTATCACAACGCCAGTGGTCAGGAATTACCAACACACAAGTTGGAAATTCTGGAAGATAAAGACTGGATTCGCGCCTGGATGGAAGATTATCACCCGATGCAGTTTGGTAAACGCCTGTGGGTTTGCCCCAGCTGGCAAAAACCTCCTCAGCCTGAGGCCGTTAACCTGATGCTCGACCCGGGTCTGGCATTTGGTACCGGCACTCACCCTACCACGGACTTGTGCCTGCAGTTTCTGGATCAGGAAGTGAAAGGTGATGAGTTGGTGGTCGATTATGGCTGTGGCAGCGGTATTTTAGGCATCGCGGCACTGTTGCTGGGTGCGAAGGAAATG is from Bacterioplanoides sp. SCSIO 12839 and encodes:
- the prmA gene encoding 50S ribosomal protein L11 methyltransferase gives rise to the protein MSWIQIRVHAQRNQVNSVEDTLMANGALSVTLQDDADQPILEPELGTTPIWDETQIIGLFDANQNSEVLLKNLRTFYHNASGQELPTHKLEILEDKDWIRAWMEDYHPMQFGKRLWVCPSWQKPPQPEAVNLMLDPGLAFGTGTHPTTDLCLQFLDQEVKGDELVVDYGCGSGILGIAALLLGAKEMVGVDIDPQALTATRDNAGRNNIGDELYDVFLPEKAPQVEGDIMVANILAGPLQSLAPEIAKLTRPGGKLALSGLLAEQAEDVSKCYSQWFDMQPAKQLGDWVLLSGTKRPPQG
- the aroQ gene encoding type II 3-dehydroquinate dehydratase — its product is MANILVLQGPNLNLLGTREPDVYGATTLKDVEASLLTQAQVLGHQLDHLQSNAEHTLIDRIHAARTDGTDFIIINPAAFTHTSVAIRDALAGVAIPFIEIHISNVHARETFRHHSYLSDIAVGVICGLGVQGYDLALQAADAQLKNSDKSS